One Neovison vison isolate M4711 chromosome 2, ASM_NN_V1, whole genome shotgun sequence genomic window carries:
- the LOC122899465 gene encoding migration and invasion-inhibitory protein, giving the protein MVETKDLVQLRQLSLALLKQLWAGQDAVRRSVAKAASKSAQDSTSSYDSQTPSSQEMSLMAFRASSLQDAQESDPCDTSWSDGTNSGVTSLPSAKYGHQASLDSLRPYSAPLLAISNPDDPDVSAELDSPGPQESQAQGSTLDQQSRLSKSRVTFSEEAALPDKSWRLRPYLGYDWIAGSLDNSSPITSKPEAFFSKLQDFREANKELCINSDPDPQFLGLRESSGLEEDHECVYCYRVNRRLFLVPSDPGTPCRLCRTPRDQKRPETLEAPAQVRVSIPLSILDPPHQYRIHRRKSFDASDTLALPRHCLLGWDIVPPKSEKSSAPKSLDLWSCVFSEAQHQKLSAASTSHLALPARVPPFTPIWSEPQPHAPWLKP; this is encoded by the exons ATGGTGGAGACCAAGGACTTAGTGCAGCTCCGGCAGCTCAGCTTGGCACTCCTGAAGCAGCTGTGGGCCGGGCAGGATGCTGTGCGGCGGTCAGTGGCCAAGGCGGCCTCAAAG TCAGCTCAGGACTCCACCAGCAGCTATGACTCCCAGACACCATCGTCCCAGGAGATGTCTTTAATGGCCTTCAGAGCCTCCAGCCTACAGGACGCCCAAGAGAGTGATCCCTGTGACACGTCCTGGTCTGATGGGACCAACTCTGGAGTGACCTCTCTGCCATCTGCCAAGTACGGAcaccaggcatccctggactCTCTGAGGCCCTACTCGGCACCCTTGCTGGCCATCTCAAACCCAGATGACCCGGACGTTTCAGCAGAGCTGGACAGTCCCGGGCCTCAGGAGTCCCAGGCCCAGGGCTCCACCCTGGATCAGCAAAGCAGGCTGTCCAAG tcaaGAGTGACCTTCAGTGAGGAGGCTGCACTGCCTGACAAGAGCTGGCGCCTGAGGCCGTACTTAGGCTACGACTGGATTGCAG GGTCTCTGGACAACAGTTCCCCCATCACCAGCAAGCCCGAGGCCTTCTTCTCGAAGCTACAGGATTTCCGGGAAGCAAACAAGGAGTTGTGCATTAACAGTGACCCTGA CCCCCAGTTCCTCGGCCTGCGGGAGAGCAGCGGCCTGGAGGAGGACCATGAAT GCGTGTACTGCTACCGCGTCAACCGGCGGCTGTTTCTGGTGCCTTCTGATCCCGGCACCCCCTGCCGCCTATGCCGGACCCCTCGGGACCAGAAGCGTCCTGAGACTCTGGAGGCGCCGGCGCAGGTCAG GGTGAGCATCCCGCTGTCCATCCTGGACCCCCCACACCAGTACCGCATCCACCGGCGGAAGAGCTTCGACGCCTCCGACACACTGGCCCTGCCCCGG CACTGCCTGCTGGGCTGGGACATTGTCCCTCCGAAGTCTGAGAAGAGCTCAGCCCCCAAGAGCCTGGACCTCTGGTCCTGTGTCTTCTCTGAGGCCCAGCACCAGAAGCTGTCAGCTGCCAGTACTTCCCACCTG GCCCTACCAGCCAGAGTCCCGCCATTCACCCCAATCTGGTCAGAACCCCAGCCACACGCCCCCTGGCTGAAGCCCTGA